The following are encoded in a window of Citrobacter freundii genomic DNA:
- the lplT gene encoding lysophospholipid transporter LplT, with the protein MRESVHTNTSIWSKGMMSVIAAQFLSAFGDNALLFATLALLKEQFYPDWSQPILQMVFVGAYILFAPFVGQVADSFAKGRVMMFANGLKLLGAASICFGVNPFLGYTLVGVGAAAYSPAKYGILGELTTGDKLVKANGLMEASTIAAILLGSVAGGVLADWHVIAALSVCALAYAGAVVANLSIPKLAAARPGQSWHLGKMTRSFFCAASSLWRNGETRFSLVGTSLFWGAGVTLRFLLVLWVPVALGITDNATPTYLNAMVAIGIVVGAGAAAKLVTLETVSRCMPAGILIGVGVLFLSLQHALLPSYGLLMLIGVLGGFFVVPLNALLQERGKKSVGAGNAIAVQNLGENSAMLLMLGIYSLAVLVGIPAVAIGIGFGGLFALAITALWIWQRRH; encoded by the coding sequence ATGCGTGAGTCAGTACACACTAACACTTCAATCTGGTCCAAAGGGATGATGTCCGTTATCGCCGCGCAGTTTCTGTCGGCGTTTGGCGATAACGCGCTGCTGTTTGCCACCCTGGCGTTGCTGAAAGAGCAATTCTATCCGGACTGGAGCCAGCCGATCCTGCAAATGGTGTTTGTGGGTGCTTACATTCTTTTCGCCCCTTTTGTCGGGCAGGTGGCGGACAGCTTTGCCAAAGGCAGAGTGATGATGTTCGCCAACGGTCTCAAACTGCTGGGGGCGGCAAGTATTTGCTTCGGTGTTAACCCTTTTCTGGGGTACACGCTAGTGGGAGTTGGCGCTGCGGCGTATTCACCGGCCAAGTATGGCATTCTCGGGGAACTGACCACCGGCGATAAACTGGTGAAAGCTAACGGTCTGATGGAAGCCTCAACCATCGCTGCTATTCTGCTGGGCTCGGTGGCTGGCGGTGTGCTGGCCGACTGGCATGTGATAGCCGCGCTCTCGGTTTGCGCGCTGGCCTATGCGGGTGCGGTGGTGGCTAACCTGTCAATCCCGAAGCTTGCTGCCGCGCGTCCTGGTCAGTCGTGGCATCTGGGGAAAATGACGCGCAGCTTCTTCTGCGCGGCGTCTTCGCTGTGGCGCAACGGTGAAACGCGCTTCTCGTTGGTGGGAACCAGCCTGTTTTGGGGCGCGGGGGTGACGCTGCGTTTTCTGCTGGTACTGTGGGTGCCGGTAGCGTTGGGTATTACCGATAACGCCACACCGACCTATCTTAACGCGATGGTGGCAATTGGGATTGTTGTTGGCGCGGGTGCAGCGGCGAAGCTGGTCACGCTGGAGACAGTGTCTCGCTGCATGCCAGCGGGGATCCTGATTGGCGTCGGCGTACTGTTCTTATCTCTGCAGCATGCGCTGTTGCCGTCCTATGGGCTGCTAATGCTTATCGGTGTGCTGGGCGGTTTCTTTGTTGTGCCGCTGAATGCGTTGTTGCAGGAACGAGGCAAAAAAAGCGTCGGCGCGGGTAATGCCATCGCGGTGCAAAATCTGGGTGAAAACAGCGCCATGCTGCTGATGCTCGGTATTTACTCGCTGGCGGTGCTGGTGGGCATTCCGGCAGTTGCTATCGGAATTGGCTTTGGCGGGCTGTTCGCGCTGGCGATTACGGCGCTGTGGATCTGGCAACGTCGCCATTAG
- a CDS encoding NADP(H)-dependent aldo-keto reductase — MQYHRIPHSSLEVSTLGLGTMTFGEQNSEADAHAQLDYAVAQGINLIDVAEMYPVPPRPETQGLTETYVGNWLAKHGSREKLIVASKVSGPSRNNDSGIRPNQALDRKNIRQALNDSLKRLQTDYLDLYQVHWPQRPTNCFGKLGYSWTDSAPVVTLLETLEALTEFQRAGKIRYIGVSNETAFGVMRYLHLADKHDLPRIVTIQNPYSLLNRSFEVGLAEVSQYEGIELLAYSSLGFGTLTGKYLNGAQPAGARHTLFSRFTRYSGEQTQKAVAAYVDIAKRHNLDPAQMALAFVRRQPFVASTLLGATTMEQLKTNVESLHLTLSEEVLAEIEAVHQVYTYPAP, encoded by the coding sequence ATGCAATATCACCGTATACCCCACAGCTCGCTGGAAGTCAGTACACTGGGGCTGGGCACAATGACGTTTGGTGAACAAAACAGCGAAGCCGACGCACACGCACAGCTTGACTATGCCGTAGCGCAAGGCATCAATTTAATCGACGTTGCCGAGATGTATCCGGTCCCGCCACGCCCGGAAACCCAGGGCCTCACGGAAACCTACGTCGGCAACTGGCTCGCTAAACACGGCAGCCGTGAAAAACTGATCGTCGCCTCGAAGGTCAGCGGGCCGTCGCGTAATAATGACAGCGGTATTCGCCCGAATCAGGCGCTGGATCGTAAAAACATTCGTCAGGCGCTGAACGACAGCCTCAAACGCCTGCAAACCGATTATCTGGACCTGTATCAGGTTCACTGGCCACAGCGCCCAACCAATTGCTTTGGCAAGCTGGGCTACAGCTGGACAGACTCCGCTCCGGTAGTCACCCTGCTGGAAACGTTGGAAGCGCTAACTGAATTTCAGCGCGCCGGGAAAATTCGCTATATCGGCGTGTCCAACGAAACCGCATTTGGCGTCATGCGCTATTTACACCTGGCGGACAAACACGACCTGCCGCGCATTGTCACCATCCAGAACCCCTACAGCCTGCTGAACCGTAGCTTTGAAGTGGGATTAGCGGAAGTCAGCCAGTACGAAGGCATTGAACTGCTGGCCTACTCGAGCCTGGGCTTTGGCACATTAACCGGTAAGTACCTGAACGGCGCACAGCCTGCCGGCGCACGCCATACGCTGTTTAGTCGCTTCACGCGCTACAGCGGCGAACAGACGCAAAAAGCCGTCGCCGCCTACGTAGATATCGCCAAACGCCATAACCTGGACCCGGCGCAGATGGCACTGGCCTTTGTGCGTCGCCAGCCGTTTGTCGCCAGCACCCTGCTGGGGGCGACAACTATGGAGCAGCTAAAAACCAATGTCGAAAGCTTGCATCTGACGTTAAGCGAAGAGGTACTGGCAGAGATTGAAGCGGTGCATCAGGTTTATACCTATCCTGCACCGTAA
- the ygdR gene encoding lipoprotein YgdR, translating to MKKWAVLISAVGLAFAVSGCSSDYVMATKDGRMILTDGKPEIDDDTGLVSYHDQQGNAMQINRDDVSQIIER from the coding sequence ATGAAAAAATGGGCAGTTTTAATTTCCGCGGTAGGATTGGCTTTCGCCGTTTCTGGATGCAGCAGTGATTATGTGATGGCGACCAAAGATGGTCGGATGATCCTGACCGACGGTAAACCCGAAATTGATGATGATACCGGTCTGGTGAGCTATCACGACCAGCAAGGCAATGCGATGCAGATTAACCGCGACGACGTATCTCAAATCATTGAGCGTTGA
- a CDS encoding TerC family protein: MLFAWITDPNAWLALGTLTLLEIVLGIDNIIFLSLVVAKLPTAQRSHARRIGLAAAMIMRLALLASIAWVTRLTNPLFEVFGEAISARDLILLLGGLFLIWKASKEIHESIEGEEEGLKTRVSSFLGAIVQIMLLDIIFSLDSVITAVGLSDHLFIMMAAVVIAVGVMMFAARPIGEFVDRHPSVKMLALSFLILVGFTLILESFDVHVPKGYIYFAMFFSIGVETLNLLRNKKNPL, translated from the coding sequence ATGTTATTTGCATGGATAACCGATCCTAACGCCTGGCTGGCGCTCGGTACGCTGACGCTGCTGGAGATCGTTCTGGGGATCGACAATATTATTTTCCTTTCTTTGGTCGTTGCTAAACTCCCGACCGCACAACGCAGTCATGCCCGACGTATCGGGCTGGCGGCAGCGATGATCATGCGTCTGGCACTACTGGCGTCTATCGCCTGGGTCACGCGTCTGACCAACCCGCTGTTTGAGGTGTTTGGCGAGGCGATCTCAGCGCGTGACCTGATCCTTCTGCTTGGTGGATTGTTCCTGATCTGGAAAGCCAGTAAGGAGATTCATGAGTCTATAGAAGGTGAAGAAGAAGGGCTGAAAACGCGCGTATCCTCGTTCCTCGGGGCAATTGTGCAGATCATGTTGTTAGACATTATCTTCAGCCTGGACTCCGTCATCACCGCAGTAGGCTTGTCCGATCATCTGTTTATCATGATGGCGGCGGTAGTTATTGCCGTCGGCGTGATGATGTTTGCGGCACGCCCGATTGGTGAATTTGTGGATCGCCATCCCTCAGTAAAAATGCTGGCACTCTCTTTCCTGATCCTGGTCGGCTTCACGCTGATTCTGGAAAGTTTCGATGTGCATGTGCCGAAAGGGTACATTTATTTCGCCATGTTCTTCTCTATCGGTGTAGAGACCCTGAACCTGTTGCGCAATAAAAAGAACCCGCTCTGA
- the mutH gene encoding DNA mismatch repair endonuclease MutH: protein MSELQPLLSPPESEALLLAQARRLSGYTLGELAAMAGIVTPNDLKRDKGWIGVLLEIWLGASAGSKPEQDFAALGVELKTIPVDSLGRPLETTFVCVAPLTGNTGVTWETSHVRHKLKRVLWVPVEGERSIPLAQRRVGSPLLWSPNEEEDRQLRLDWEELMDMIVLGHVERITARHGEVLQLRPKAANAKALTEAIGANGEPILTLPRGFYLKKNFTRALLERHFLFQT, encoded by the coding sequence ATGTCAGAACTCCAGCCACTGCTTTCCCCCCCTGAATCCGAAGCCCTGCTGCTTGCCCAGGCACGGCGGCTTTCGGGCTACACGTTAGGGGAGCTGGCGGCAATGGCGGGGATTGTAACCCCCAACGATTTGAAACGGGACAAAGGCTGGATCGGCGTACTGCTGGAGATCTGGCTCGGCGCCAGCGCGGGCAGCAAGCCGGAGCAGGATTTTGCGGCGCTAGGCGTAGAGCTGAAAACGATCCCTGTGGACAGTCTTGGCAGACCGCTGGAAACCACCTTCGTTTGCGTAGCACCATTAACCGGCAATACCGGCGTAACATGGGAAACCAGCCATGTCCGCCATAAACTTAAACGTGTGCTGTGGGTACCGGTGGAAGGGGAACGCAGCATCCCGTTAGCCCAACGTCGCGTAGGATCCCCGCTGTTATGGAGTCCGAATGAAGAAGAAGACCGGCAATTACGCCTGGACTGGGAAGAATTGATGGACATGATTGTGCTGGGCCACGTCGAACGCATCACCGCCCGCCATGGGGAAGTGTTACAGCTACGCCCAAAAGCCGCCAATGCGAAAGCGCTAACCGAAGCCATTGGCGCGAATGGTGAGCCAATTCTGACCCTGCCACGCGGTTTTTATCTAAAAAAGAACTTCACGCGCGCACTGCTGGAGCGTCATTTTTTATTCCAGACGTAA
- the rppH gene encoding RNA pyrophosphohydrolase — protein sequence MIDDDGYRPNVGIVICNRQGQVMWARRFGQHSWQFPQGGINAGETAEQAMYRELFEEVGLSRKDVRILASTRNWLRYKLPKRLVRWDTKPVCIGQKQKWFLLQLVSSDAEINMQTSSTPEFDGWRWVSYWYPVRQVVSFKRDVYRRVMKEFASVVMALQESTPKPQSAPAYRRKRG from the coding sequence GTGATTGATGACGATGGCTACCGCCCGAATGTAGGAATAGTAATTTGTAACCGCCAGGGGCAGGTCATGTGGGCCCGGCGATTTGGTCAGCACTCCTGGCAATTCCCGCAAGGTGGGATAAACGCGGGAGAGACAGCAGAGCAGGCGATGTACCGGGAACTGTTTGAAGAAGTGGGCCTCAGTCGTAAAGATGTGCGGATCCTGGCTTCTACTCGTAACTGGTTGCGTTACAAGTTACCGAAACGTTTGGTGCGTTGGGACACGAAGCCGGTTTGTATCGGCCAGAAACAAAAATGGTTCCTTCTGCAATTGGTAAGCAGCGATGCTGAGATCAATATGCAAACCAGCAGCACGCCCGAGTTCGATGGCTGGCGTTGGGTGAGTTACTGGTATCCGGTTCGACAGGTAGTGTCATTTAAACGCGATGTCTATCGCAGGGTGATGAAAGAATTCGCAAGTGTTGTGATGGCGCTTCAGGAGAGTACCCCAAAGCCGCAAAGCGCACCTGCGTACAGACGTAAAAGAGGTTAA
- the ptsP gene encoding phosphoenolpyruvate--protein phosphotransferase: MLTRLREIVEKVASAPRLNEALNILVTDICLAMDTEVCSVYLADHDRRCYYLMATRGLKKPRGRTVALAFDEGIVGLVGRLAEPINLADAQKHPSFKYIPSVKEERFRAFLGVPIIQRRQLLGVLVVQQRELRQYDESEESFLVTLATQMAAILSQSQLTALFGQYRQTRIRALPAAPGVAIAEGWQDATLPLMEQVYQASTLDPVLERERLTEALEEAANEFRRYSKRFTAGAQKETAAIFDLYSHLLSDTRLRRELFAEVDNGSVAEWAVKTIIEKFAEQFAALSDNYLKERAGDLRALGQRLLFHLDDSIQGPNAWPERFVLVADELSATTLAELPQDRLVGVVVRDGAANSHAAIMVRALGIPTVMGADIQPSVLHRRTLVVDGYRGELLVDPEPVLIQEYQRLISEEIELSRLAEDDVNQPAQLKSGERVKVMLNAGLSPEHEQKLGSRIDGIGLYRTEIPFMLQSGFPSEEEQVAQYQGMLQMFNDKPVTLRTLDVGADKQLPYMPISEENPCLGWRGIRITLDQPEIFLIQVRAMLRANAATGNLSILLPMVTSIDEVDEARRLIERAGREVEEMIGYAIPKPRIGIMLEVPSMVFMLPHLANRVDFISVGTNDLTQYILAVDRNNTRVASIYDSLHPGMLRALAMIAQEAERSGIDLRLCGEMAGDPMCVTILIGLGFRHLSMNGRSVARVKYLLRHIDFDEAQTLAQRSLEAQLATEVRHQVAAFMERRGMGGLIRGGL, translated from the coding sequence ATGCTCACCCGCCTGCGCGAAATAGTCGAAAAGGTGGCCAGTGCTCCGCGTCTTAATGAGGCGCTGAATATTCTGGTTACCGACATCTGTCTTGCGATGGATACAGAGGTCTGTTCGGTTTATCTGGCCGATCACGACCGACGTTGTTATTACCTGATGGCGACCCGGGGACTCAAAAAACCACGCGGTCGCACCGTTGCGCTTGCGTTTGATGAAGGTATCGTTGGCCTGGTTGGCAGGCTGGCGGAACCAATTAACCTCGCCGATGCGCAAAAACACCCCAGCTTCAAATACATCCCTTCAGTAAAAGAAGAGCGATTCCGCGCCTTCTTAGGCGTGCCGATCATTCAGCGCCGCCAGCTATTGGGTGTGCTGGTGGTCCAGCAGCGTGAACTGCGCCAGTACGATGAAAGCGAAGAGTCATTCCTGGTGACGCTCGCCACGCAAATGGCCGCCATTCTTTCTCAGTCGCAGCTCACCGCGTTGTTTGGTCAATACCGGCAAACGCGCATTCGTGCGTTGCCTGCCGCACCCGGCGTGGCGATTGCCGAAGGCTGGCAGGATGCCACGCTGCCGCTGATGGAGCAGGTGTATCAGGCGTCAACCCTGGATCCGGTACTAGAACGCGAACGACTGACTGAGGCGCTGGAAGAAGCCGCCAATGAATTCCGCCGCTACAGTAAGCGCTTTACGGCGGGAGCACAAAAAGAGACGGCGGCGATCTTCGATCTTTACTCGCACCTGCTTTCCGACACCCGTCTGCGCCGCGAGCTGTTTGCAGAAGTGGACAACGGTTCGGTGGCGGAGTGGGCGGTTAAAACGATTATCGAGAAGTTCGCTGAACAGTTTGCCGCCCTCAGTGATAACTATCTCAAAGAGCGGGCCGGGGATTTACGTGCGCTCGGCCAGCGTCTGCTGTTCCATCTTGACGATTCGATTCAGGGGCCAAATGCCTGGCCGGAACGTTTCGTGTTGGTGGCAGATGAGCTTTCCGCGACCACTCTGGCAGAGCTTCCGCAGGACCGACTAGTTGGTGTGGTGGTCAGAGACGGCGCTGCCAACTCCCATGCGGCAATTATGGTGCGCGCGCTGGGTATTCCGACTGTGATGGGGGCCGACATCCAGCCGTCGGTACTCCACCGCCGTACGCTGGTGGTGGACGGTTATCGCGGCGAGCTGCTGGTTGATCCTGAACCGGTTTTGATTCAGGAATATCAGCGACTTATCAGTGAAGAGATTGAACTCAGTCGCCTGGCAGAAGATGACGTTAACCAGCCAGCCCAGTTGAAAAGCGGCGAGCGCGTTAAGGTGATGCTCAACGCCGGGCTGAGTCCGGAACACGAGCAAAAACTGGGAAGCCGGATCGACGGCATCGGGCTGTATCGCACCGAAATTCCGTTCATGCTACAAAGCGGGTTTCCGTCAGAAGAAGAACAGGTTGCCCAGTATCAGGGCATGCTGCAAATGTTTAACGACAAGCCGGTGACTCTGCGTACGCTGGACGTCGGGGCTGATAAGCAACTGCCTTACATGCCCATCAGTGAAGAGAATCCGTGCCTTGGCTGGCGCGGGATCCGCATTACGCTCGATCAGCCGGAGATCTTTTTGATCCAGGTCCGCGCAATGCTGCGTGCCAACGCGGCAACGGGCAACCTGAGTATTTTGCTGCCGATGGTCACCAGTATTGATGAAGTTGACGAAGCGCGGCGCTTGATTGAGCGCGCCGGGCGCGAAGTGGAAGAGATGATCGGCTACGCGATCCCGAAACCGCGTATCGGCATCATGCTGGAAGTCCCGTCGATGGTCTTTATGCTGCCGCATCTGGCGAACAGGGTCGATTTTATCTCGGTGGGTACCAACGATCTGACCCAATATATTCTGGCGGTCGATCGTAACAATACGCGGGTCGCCAGCATTTATGACAGCCTACATCCTGGGATGTTACGTGCGTTGGCGATGATTGCCCAGGAAGCCGAGAGAAGCGGCATCGATTTACGCCTGTGCGGTGAAATGGCGGGTGACCCAATGTGTGTGACCATTTTAATCGGTCTGGGTTTTCGCCACTTATCAATGAACGGTCGTTCTGTGGCACGAGTGAAATATCTGCTGCGCCACATCGATTTTGATGAAGCGCAAACGCTGGCACAGCGCAGCCTGGAAGCGCAACTGGCGACGGAAGTGCGCCATCAGGTGGCGGCATTTATGGAACGCCGCGGTATGGGCGGTTTGATTCGCGGGGGGCTGTAA
- the lgt gene encoding prolipoprotein diacylglyceryl transferase, translating to MTSSYLHFPEFDPVIFSIGPVALHWYGMMYLVGFIFAMWLATRRANRPGSGWTKNEVENLLYAGFLGVFLGGRIGYVLFYNFPLFLDNPLYLFRVWDGGMSFHGGLIGVILVMIIFAKRTKRSFFQVSDFIAPLIPFGLGAGRLGNFINGELWGRVDPNFSYSMLFPGSRTEDILLLQTNPQWQSIFDTYGSLPRHASQLYEMALEGVVLFIILNLFIRKPRPMGSVSGLFLIGYGAFRIIVEFFRQPDQQFTGEWVQYISMGQILSIPMIVAGIIMMVWAYRRSPQQHAS from the coding sequence ATGACCAGTAGCTATCTGCATTTTCCGGAATTCGATCCGGTCATTTTCTCAATTGGACCCGTCGCACTTCACTGGTACGGCATGATGTATTTGGTGGGGTTTATTTTCGCGATGTGGCTGGCGACGCGCCGCGCTAATCGCCCAGGAAGTGGCTGGACCAAAAACGAAGTTGAAAACTTACTCTATGCAGGCTTCCTCGGGGTGTTCCTCGGTGGGCGTATCGGTTACGTACTGTTCTACAACTTCCCGCTGTTCCTTGATAATCCGCTGTATCTGTTCCGCGTCTGGGATGGCGGAATGTCATTCCACGGTGGTCTCATCGGTGTGATCCTGGTGATGATTATCTTCGCCAAACGCACCAAGCGTTCGTTCTTCCAGGTCTCTGACTTCATTGCTCCTTTGATTCCGTTTGGTCTGGGTGCGGGCCGACTGGGCAACTTTATCAACGGCGAACTGTGGGGACGCGTTGACCCGAACTTCTCATATAGCATGTTGTTCCCGGGGTCGCGTACCGAAGACATCTTACTGCTGCAAACCAACCCGCAGTGGCAATCTATTTTCGATACCTACGGTTCGCTGCCTCGTCACGCGTCTCAGCTTTATGAGATGGCGTTGGAAGGCGTGGTGCTGTTTATCATTCTTAACCTGTTCATTCGTAAACCGCGTCCGATGGGCTCGGTCTCCGGTCTGTTCCTGATTGGCTACGGCGCGTTTCGTATCATCGTTGAATTTTTCCGCCAGCCGGATCAGCAGTTTACCGGCGAATGGGTACAGTACATCAGCATGGGGCAGATCCTGTCTATCCCGATGATTGTCGCCGGTATCATTATGATGGTTTGGGCGTACCGCCGCAGCCCACAGCAACACGCTTCCTGA
- the thyA gene encoding thymidylate synthase translates to MKQYLELMQKVLDEGTQKNDRTGTGTLSIFGHQMRFNLQEGFPLVTTKRCHLRSIIHELLWFLQGDTNVAYLHENNVSIWDEWADENGDLGPVYGKQWRAWPTPDGRHIDQITTVLNQLKNDPDSRRIIVSAWNVGELDKMALAPCHAFFQFYVADGKLSCQLYQRSCDVFLGLPFNIASYALLVHMMAQQCNLEVGDFVWTGGDTHLYSNHMEQTHLQLSREPRALPKLVIKRKPDSIFDYRFDDFEIEGYDPHPGIKAPVAI, encoded by the coding sequence ATGAAACAGTATTTAGAACTGATGCAAAAAGTGCTGGATGAAGGCACACAGAAAAACGACCGTACCGGAACCGGAACGCTTTCCATTTTTGGTCATCAGATGCGTTTTAATCTGCAGGAAGGATTCCCGCTGGTTACCACTAAACGCTGCCATTTGCGCTCTATCATTCATGAACTGCTGTGGTTTTTGCAGGGCGACACTAACGTGGCCTACCTGCACGAAAACAACGTTTCTATCTGGGATGAGTGGGCAGATGAAAACGGCGATCTGGGACCGGTCTATGGTAAACAGTGGCGCGCGTGGCCAACGCCAGATGGCCGCCATATTGATCAGATCACCACGGTGCTTAACCAGCTGAAGAATGATCCGGACTCTCGCCGTATTATCGTTTCTGCGTGGAACGTAGGCGAACTGGATAAGATGGCGCTGGCGCCGTGCCATGCGTTCTTCCAGTTCTATGTGGCAGACGGCAAGCTCTCCTGTCAGCTGTATCAGCGTTCGTGCGATGTGTTCCTCGGCCTGCCGTTTAACATTGCCAGCTATGCTTTGCTGGTCCATATGATGGCGCAGCAGTGCAATCTGGAAGTCGGTGATTTTGTCTGGACCGGCGGCGATACGCACCTGTACAGCAACCACATGGAGCAAACGCACCTGCAGCTCAGCCGCGAACCGCGTGCTTTGCCGAAGCTGGTCATCAAGCGTAAGCCTGACTCTATCTTCGACTATCGTTTCGATGATTTCGAGATTGAAGGTTACGATCCGCACCCTGGTATTAAAGCGCCGGTTGCTATCTAA
- a CDS encoding prepilin peptidase-dependent protein: MKKQQGYTLIETLVAMLIIVTLSASGLYGWQRWQQQQRLWQTVVQVQDYLLQLREDANWHNRDHVIGVIREGTSWCLVSSAAAQNTCKPASALVLIPRWDDVEMADITPSLAFFGLRNTAWAGHIGLKNAAGERWVVISSWGRIRLCERDEADVCR, encoded by the coding sequence ATGAAAAAACAACAGGGCTATACGCTAATTGAAACGCTGGTGGCAATGCTCATCATCGTCACGCTAAGCGCGTCAGGGCTATATGGCTGGCAACGCTGGCAGCAACAGCAACGATTGTGGCAAACCGTCGTTCAGGTGCAGGACTACCTGCTGCAACTGCGCGAGGATGCCAACTGGCATAACCGTGACCATGTCATCGGCGTTATCAGAGAGGGAACGTCATGGTGTCTGGTCAGCTCTGCTGCGGCTCAAAATACCTGTAAGCCCGCTTCTGCGTTGGTGTTAATCCCGCGCTGGGATGATGTTGAGATGGCAGACATCACGCCATCGCTGGCCTTTTTTGGCCTGCGCAACACCGCATGGGCTGGACATATAGGCCTAAAAAATGCAGCGGGTGAACGGTGGGTGGTGATATCGAGCTGGGGGCGAATTCGGCTTTGTGAGCGTGATGAGGCAGATGTATGTCGGTAA
- a CDS encoding prepilin peptidase-dependent protein, which produces MSVNERGFSLLEVLIAMAISSVLLLGAARFLPTLQHDILLNTRQLALEDELWQRAYTVAKHLQRAGYCHGNCSGEGLVISGHGDCVIARWDANGNGIWETTPAKDADQIGFRLQDQVLETLRGATSCDGKGWDKMTDPGTVLIETFQVERQNISGFAPILTLRLRGASKSAPQKVIEARYSVTGFNL; this is translated from the coding sequence ATGTCGGTAAACGAACGCGGTTTTTCATTGCTGGAGGTGCTGATCGCAATGGCTATCAGCAGCGTTTTGCTACTGGGGGCTGCGCGCTTTTTACCGACGCTTCAGCACGATATATTGCTCAACACGCGCCAGTTAGCCCTTGAAGATGAACTCTGGCAGCGAGCCTATACGGTGGCTAAACATCTCCAGCGGGCAGGGTACTGTCACGGAAACTGTAGCGGTGAAGGGCTGGTGATATCGGGACACGGTGATTGCGTAATTGCGCGTTGGGACGCTAACGGTAACGGCATTTGGGAGACAACCCCAGCTAAAGACGCGGACCAGATAGGTTTTCGTTTACAAGACCAGGTGCTGGAAACCTTGCGTGGTGCGACATCCTGCGATGGAAAGGGCTGGGATAAAATGACCGATCCTGGCACTGTTCTGATTGAGACATTTCAGGTTGAACGCCAGAACATCAGCGGATTTGCGCCCATCCTGACCTTGCGTCTGCGCGGAGCCAGCAAAAGTGCGCCACAAAAGGTTATTGAGGCGCGCTATAGCGTGACGGGGTTTAACCTGTGA
- a CDS encoding DUF2509 family protein, translating into MNRERGVSSLAMVLLLLLLGGLLLQGLSQQEASFASRVATESQALQRQAVVQSAMEWGRMQSWQRQPAVQCRRDSTANAAVCLRLHGENNVLLITDYEGMSLWRQGEVIDGNVVFSAHGWSDFCPLREATLCLLP; encoded by the coding sequence GTGAACCGGGAACGCGGCGTATCGTCCCTGGCGATGGTGCTTTTGCTTCTGCTGCTCGGCGGTCTGCTGCTCCAGGGGCTTAGCCAACAGGAAGCCAGTTTTGCTTCGCGCGTTGCCACGGAAAGCCAGGCTTTGCAGCGCCAGGCTGTGGTGCAATCCGCCATGGAATGGGGACGTATGCAGTCCTGGCAACGGCAACCGGCCGTGCAATGCCGGCGAGATTCAACCGCGAATGCAGCCGTATGCCTGCGATTACATGGCGAGAATAACGTGTTGCTTATTACCGACTATGAAGGGATGTCACTATGGCGGCAGGGCGAGGTTATCGATGGCAATGTTGTATTTTCCGCACATGGCTGGAGCGATTTCTGCCCGCTAAGAGAGGCTACTCTGTGCCTGCTACCCTGA
- a CDS encoding prepilin-type N-terminal cleavage/methylation domain-containing protein, producing MLAMVLMVMIVTALSGYQRVLMNSFLIRSQYQQLWRHAWMQTQMTAFPSPLNGQVNRMQTTRAGCVSINVKLSSPLGRQGQMTRLHCPNSQ from the coding sequence ATGCTGGCAATGGTACTTATGGTCATGATTGTGACCGCATTGTCGGGGTATCAAAGGGTATTAATGAACAGTTTCCTCATCAGAAGTCAGTACCAGCAGCTGTGGCGTCATGCGTGGATGCAAACCCAAATGACGGCATTTCCGTCGCCGTTAAACGGGCAGGTAAACCGAATGCAGACAACGCGGGCGGGATGTGTCAGCATCAACGTCAAACTTTCTTCACCCTTGGGCAGGCAAGGTCAAATGACGCGTCTGCACTGCCCAAATAGTCAGTAG